A genome region from Alkalimarinus coralli includes the following:
- a CDS encoding cation diffusion facilitator family transporter encodes MSGCGCEVDVKDASQKRVLLVLLTINAVMFVVELGFGWIAESTALIADSLDMLADAVVYGIGLYAVGRSSTHKAKAALLSGYFQGVLGLLIVFDIVRRFLFGSEPASGLMMMVGLAALVANVICLLLIMKHRSSDVNMRASWVCSRNDVIANVGVIIAGGLVGLLGSRWPDLLIGGVVAIVILRSVRAIINDAKMALAEGAGQEVKCNA; translated from the coding sequence ATGTCTGGATGTGGTTGTGAGGTAGATGTAAAAGATGCCTCTCAGAAAAGAGTACTGCTGGTGCTACTGACAATCAATGCAGTGATGTTTGTTGTTGAGTTAGGGTTTGGCTGGATTGCAGAGTCTACAGCCCTGATTGCTGATTCGCTGGATATGTTGGCCGATGCGGTCGTATACGGCATTGGGCTTTACGCGGTAGGGCGGTCAAGTACTCATAAAGCTAAAGCGGCACTACTGAGTGGTTACTTTCAAGGCGTTTTGGGGCTGTTGATTGTGTTTGATATCGTTAGACGGTTCCTGTTCGGAAGTGAGCCTGCGTCAGGGTTAATGATGATGGTGGGGCTTGCAGCGCTGGTCGCAAACGTCATTTGTCTGTTACTTATCATGAAGCACCGTAGCAGTGATGTGAATATGCGCGCTAGTTGGGTATGCTCAAGAAATGATGTGATAGCTAATGTGGGCGTAATTATAGCAGGCGGGTTAGTCGGTTTGTTGGGCAGTCGCTGGCCTGACCTTTTGATTGGGGGCGTGGTTGCCATCGTCATTTTGCGCAGTGTGCGCGCGATCATCAATGATGCAAAAATGGCTTTGGCAGAGGGCGCGGGTCAAGAGGTGAAATGCAATGCATAG
- the cadR gene encoding Cd(II)/Pb(II)-responsive transcriptional regulator, whose product MRISQLAKAAHCDLETVRYYEKIKLMPAPPRNESGYRIYNQHHLERLNFIRHCRSLDMPLKEITSLLHFRDHPTLKCDQVNQLIDQQLDSVANKIEMLEGLKEQLNSLRSRCDSDHAAGDCGILKELDSDAEAGSCPCHEGTSGPTRIGQNNESEHQVC is encoded by the coding sequence ATGCGGATAAGCCAGCTAGCAAAAGCGGCACACTGTGACCTTGAAACCGTGAGGTATTATGAAAAGATAAAACTCATGCCTGCGCCCCCTCGAAACGAGTCTGGCTACCGCATATACAACCAGCATCACCTAGAGCGGCTCAACTTTATTCGCCATTGCCGTTCACTCGATATGCCTCTCAAAGAAATCACCTCGCTACTTCACTTTCGTGACCACCCAACCCTGAAATGCGATCAGGTCAACCAGCTTATTGATCAACAACTGGATTCGGTAGCGAATAAGATTGAAATGTTGGAGGGCCTGAAAGAGCAGCTCAACTCGTTGCGAAGCCGATGTGACAGTGACCATGCTGCAGGGGATTGCGGCATACTCAAAGAACTGGATAGTGATGCAGAAGCGGGCAGTTGTCCTTGTCATGAAGGTACATCAGGCCCCACCAGAATAGGGCAAAATAATGAATCTGAACATCAGGTATGTTGA
- a CDS encoding transporter substrate-binding domain-containing protein has product MNLNIRYVDLRARCLCLLVLVIFLSPVVNATDIILVNQPRTADDKRYEYPQKLLTHILEITKQNYGSALIQYAPSPMQRNRSLIELEAGENIHVMATALKPEWERRLIPIRVPIRKGILGYRVFLILQQHQPTLSRIISLEELKKIPTGSGRQWSTTKTLIENGFDVREGMNYEGLFTMLMEGRFITFGRGISEIFAEYDVYKSKIPELAIEQDLLLHIPLPTYFFVTPKRPKLAERIEEGLLMMIEDGSFDELFNAEFGDMIKAAKLSTRRMFLINNPNLSPATPLDIEHYWYRP; this is encoded by the coding sequence ATGAATCTGAACATCAGGTATGTTGACCTCAGAGCCCGCTGTCTCTGTTTGCTTGTTCTGGTGATCTTTCTCAGCCCTGTTGTGAATGCAACTGATATCATATTGGTCAATCAACCCCGTACAGCTGATGACAAACGGTATGAATACCCGCAAAAACTATTAACCCACATATTAGAAATCACTAAGCAGAACTATGGTTCTGCTCTCATCCAGTATGCCCCTTCTCCAATGCAACGGAATAGATCGCTAATCGAATTGGAAGCGGGCGAGAACATACATGTAATGGCGACAGCACTTAAACCTGAATGGGAGAGACGCCTGATTCCCATTCGAGTACCGATACGGAAAGGCATTCTCGGGTATAGGGTTTTTCTTATTCTTCAACAACACCAGCCAACGCTATCCCGCATTATCTCTCTTGAAGAGCTAAAGAAAATACCCACTGGGTCAGGACGGCAATGGTCTACCACCAAAACGCTGATAGAAAATGGCTTCGACGTTAGAGAAGGTATGAATTACGAGGGGTTGTTCACCATGCTAATGGAAGGCCGTTTCATCACCTTTGGACGGGGAATTAGTGAGATATTTGCAGAGTACGATGTCTACAAAAGCAAAATTCCTGAATTGGCGATTGAACAAGACTTGCTGCTGCATATACCGCTTCCGACTTACTTTTTTGTGACCCCTAAACGCCCTAAGTTAGCGGAGCGAATAGAGGAAGGCCTGCTTATGATGATAGAGGATGGCTCATTTGATGAGTTGTTCAATGCCGAGTTTGGCGACATGATTAAAGCTGCCAAACTTTCAACACGAAGAATGTTCCTCATCAATAACCCTAACCTTTCACCCGCAACACCGCTAGATATAGAGCATTATTGGTATCGGCCATAA
- a CDS encoding TIGR02466 family protein, protein MNSYDIQGLSLHDADEYESPNVESISAWASSLFVAALPEHDVLKEDLLPYAYQVRKSADRAIASQVAVSAKNNLFESQLDFLESDTQGVGELKLILEELVSAVVEQVNSRCMEEGEGLYASIIESWCHITENGGYHDAHSHPNCSWCGIYYLDAGDCELASRSGVNRFYDPRTCANQYHDAGTQYLDATGVWDFVPKSGQVVIFPSYLKHSALPYFGQKDRVVIAFNCRVDSA, encoded by the coding sequence ATGAATTCGTACGACATTCAAGGCTTATCATTACATGATGCTGACGAGTATGAGTCACCCAATGTAGAGAGTATTTCAGCTTGGGCTTCGTCGTTGTTTGTTGCCGCCTTGCCTGAGCATGATGTGCTAAAAGAAGACTTGTTACCGTACGCCTATCAGGTGCGAAAGTCTGCTGACCGTGCCATTGCCAGCCAAGTGGCTGTCAGTGCAAAAAATAATCTGTTTGAAAGCCAGCTGGATTTTCTTGAGTCGGATACTCAAGGGGTTGGAGAGCTAAAGCTGATTCTTGAAGAGCTGGTTTCAGCTGTGGTTGAACAGGTTAACAGTCGTTGCATGGAAGAAGGTGAGGGGCTTTATGCCTCTATTATCGAATCCTGGTGCCATATCACTGAAAACGGTGGTTATCACGATGCCCACTCCCACCCTAACTGTTCATGGTGTGGCATCTACTACCTTGATGCGGGCGACTGCGAGCTGGCCAGTCGAAGTGGGGTTAACCGCTTTTATGACCCTCGCACATGCGCTAACCAATACCATGATGCAGGCACTCAATATCTTGATGCGACGGGCGTATGGGACTTTGTGCCGAAGAGTGGTCAGGTTGTGATTTTCCCCTCATACCTTAAACACTCTGCACTGCCTTATTTTGGCCAGAAAGACCGGGTTGTTATCGCGTTTAATTGCAGGGTCGACAGCGCCTAG
- a CDS encoding GNAT family N-acetyltransferase, translated as MNISTFDACQSQAVINLYISVFSDSEGRDEGASIGHLVSDLIATTDERDIVGFVAILDDAIIGCIFFSRLFLTSEKNAFILSPVAIATEQQGKGIGQQLIKHGIEYLKSKGVEFVLTYGDPNFYSKVGFEQISEHIIKAPFKLSQPEGWLAQPLQQGNIEAIKGSSTCVKAFNNPEYW; from the coding sequence ATGAATATTTCTACGTTCGACGCTTGCCAGTCTCAAGCCGTCATTAACCTTTATATCAGCGTATTTTCTGATTCTGAAGGCCGAGATGAAGGGGCGTCAATTGGTCATCTGGTGTCAGACCTTATCGCGACCACCGATGAGCGTGATATTGTAGGTTTTGTTGCCATATTGGACGACGCAATAATCGGCTGTATTTTCTTCAGCCGCCTTTTCTTAACGAGTGAAAAAAACGCGTTTATTCTTTCCCCCGTTGCGATCGCTACTGAGCAACAAGGAAAAGGCATTGGTCAACAACTGATTAAGCATGGCATTGAGTACTTAAAGTCCAAAGGTGTAGAGTTTGTTCTAACCTACGGAGATCCGAATTTTTACTCTAAAGTGGGTTTTGAGCAAATTAGCGAACATATTATTAAAGCGCCCTTTAAATTATCGCAGCCTGAAGGCTGGCTCGCCCAGCCACTTCAACAGGGTAATATCGAAGCGATTAAAGGTTCGTCAACGTGCGTAAAGGCATTTAATAATCCTGAGTATTGGTGA
- a CDS encoding cation-translocating P-type ATPase, which translates to MKWYSLSVEEAIDKLESDELTGLSKDISSARIDQYGLNELSGEEKTPWYVLLFNQLKSPLIVILFIGALLSVYTGHMIDAIAITVIVLINVLISFVQEINMQKSMDSLNDMSAPTALVRSGGEWCKKLASNIVPGDIVKLDTGSIVPADMRLIEATQLQIDEAALTGESVPSEKDTATIRETEVPLGDQLNMAFMGTIVSTGHGIGLVVGTGMDTQMGQIATMLYSAEETKTPMQQRVDALSRILIAAALIIVAAIIGIGIHQGMDWIEIVNTGISLTVAAIPEGLVTVVTIVLTLGAKRMVVNKALTRKLASVETLGSSTVICSDKTGTLTQNKMQVLSIYSGGDYFSVTGEGYEPVGDFLDASGTKVDAQETRSLSHLLKMSAACNDAIIVSENGRHGIQGMPTEGALAVVAAKAGITKQSVLDEGSELLKSFPFDSTRKLMSIVAKATDGNYYLVAKGAPDVILKRSVSVFSNNESHSLTEESAQPALDAMHRFSARALRTLAVAFKQIDETDLDKPQEELESGFTFLGIHGIMDPPRIEVPVAVDECHTAGIRTVMITGDHAGTAEAIAKQIGVKRNDNEHVITGTELDALSDKALEESVKNTVVFARVTPKHKLRIVKALQSNGEVVAMTGDGVNDAPALRSANIGVAMGITGTDVAKDAADLILLDDNFSTIVKAVREGRRIYDNMRKFIRQALTANVSEVSALLFAFLLMGDDPLLTLAPLMILWVNLVSDGIPALALGVDNEEPGIMQRKPVAGNEGFFADSLASKIVLRGLVMGFITYYLFQVALDNGATLAYAQTVAFMTLIFGQIFHIFDARTFTSLFRRSPFSNKYLLVAVAGSLLLSLGLIYSPLGSLVFGTEPLQFKHLLMVFCIAALPTFVLSGLKEVFRLKWV; encoded by the coding sequence ATGAAGTGGTATAGCCTTTCCGTTGAAGAGGCCATTGATAAGCTCGAATCGGATGAATTGACTGGCTTGTCGAAAGATATCTCCTCTGCTCGCATTGACCAGTATGGCTTAAACGAGCTCAGCGGTGAGGAGAAAACACCCTGGTACGTATTACTATTCAATCAACTTAAAAGTCCTTTGATTGTTATTCTCTTTATTGGTGCATTGTTGTCGGTGTACACCGGCCATATGATCGATGCCATCGCTATCACCGTTATTGTCTTGATCAATGTGTTAATTTCCTTCGTGCAGGAAATTAACATGCAAAAATCGATGGACTCTCTCAATGATATGTCTGCGCCGACTGCCTTGGTGCGCAGCGGCGGCGAGTGGTGTAAAAAACTCGCGTCTAATATTGTGCCTGGCGATATTGTAAAGCTTGATACCGGCTCAATTGTACCGGCTGACATGCGCTTAATTGAAGCGACGCAACTTCAAATAGATGAAGCCGCACTAACGGGCGAATCAGTACCTTCCGAAAAAGATACCGCCACGATTAGAGAAACAGAAGTACCGCTGGGTGATCAACTGAACATGGCCTTTATGGGGACTATTGTCTCTACTGGTCACGGCATAGGCTTGGTTGTTGGTACCGGTATGGATACCCAGATGGGTCAGATCGCGACCATGTTGTATAGCGCTGAAGAGACTAAAACGCCTATGCAGCAACGGGTTGATGCGCTCTCTCGCATATTGATCGCTGCCGCACTTATCATTGTTGCAGCGATTATCGGCATTGGTATCCACCAAGGCATGGACTGGATAGAGATCGTCAACACCGGTATTTCGCTTACTGTTGCGGCTATACCAGAAGGGTTAGTCACCGTCGTCACCATTGTGCTTACCCTCGGGGCTAAACGTATGGTGGTGAATAAGGCGCTCACTCGAAAGCTTGCCTCGGTTGAAACTCTGGGTTCTTCTACGGTTATTTGCTCGGATAAAACCGGCACACTTACACAGAATAAAATGCAAGTGTTGTCGATTTATAGTGGTGGTGACTACTTTTCAGTGACAGGTGAAGGTTATGAGCCGGTAGGTGACTTCTTAGATGCATCCGGCACTAAAGTTGACGCACAAGAAACACGTTCGCTTTCGCATTTGTTGAAAATGTCCGCAGCTTGTAATGACGCCATTATAGTCAGCGAAAATGGTCGTCATGGTATACAGGGCATGCCTACGGAAGGTGCTTTGGCTGTGGTAGCTGCCAAGGCAGGTATTACCAAGCAAAGTGTCTTGGATGAGGGGAGTGAGTTACTGAAAAGCTTCCCATTTGATTCAACACGAAAACTCATGAGTATCGTTGCTAAAGCGACAGACGGTAATTACTATCTAGTGGCGAAAGGCGCACCGGATGTAATATTAAAACGTAGCGTGTCGGTATTTAGTAACAACGAATCTCACTCTTTAACGGAAGAGAGCGCGCAACCCGCCTTGGATGCAATGCACCGCTTTTCGGCGAGGGCTTTGCGTACGCTTGCGGTTGCCTTCAAACAGATTGATGAAACCGACTTGGATAAGCCGCAAGAAGAGCTCGAAAGTGGTTTTACCTTTTTGGGTATACACGGCATTATGGATCCGCCCCGTATAGAAGTGCCTGTTGCTGTAGATGAATGCCATACTGCTGGCATACGAACCGTTATGATTACAGGTGATCATGCCGGTACGGCAGAAGCTATCGCTAAACAAATTGGTGTAAAACGCAACGATAACGAACATGTTATTACAGGCACTGAGCTCGATGCTCTCAGCGATAAAGCGCTAGAAGAGAGCGTCAAAAATACTGTGGTTTTTGCCCGCGTCACACCTAAACACAAATTAAGAATAGTGAAAGCACTGCAGTCTAATGGCGAGGTTGTTGCCATGACTGGAGATGGCGTAAACGATGCTCCCGCATTACGTTCAGCTAATATCGGTGTCGCCATGGGTATTACTGGCACTGATGTAGCCAAAGATGCTGCAGACCTGATTTTACTTGATGATAACTTTTCAACTATCGTAAAGGCCGTGCGAGAAGGGCGCCGTATTTACGACAATATGCGCAAGTTTATTAGACAAGCACTTACCGCTAACGTGAGTGAAGTAAGCGCTCTATTGTTTGCGTTTTTGTTAATGGGGGACGACCCTTTATTGACGCTCGCACCCTTGATGATCTTATGGGTAAACCTAGTGAGTGATGGTATTCCTGCGCTTGCCTTAGGGGTTGATAATGAAGAGCCTGGCATCATGCAGCGTAAGCCGGTGGCTGGAAACGAAGGTTTTTTTGCTGATAGCCTAGCGAGTAAGATTGTACTGCGCGGATTAGTGATGGGCTTTATTACCTACTATTTATTTCAAGTGGCTCTAGACAATGGTGCCACCCTGGCGTATGCACAAACAGTGGCCTTTATGACGCTTATCTTTGGCCAAATATTTCATATCTTTGATGCACGAACATTTACCTCGCTTTTCCGTCGCAGCCCCTTTAGCAACAAATATCTACTGGTTGCCGTCGCGGGCTCGTTGCTTTTATCGTTAGGTTTAATTTATAGCCCTCTAGGCTCTCTTGTGTTTGGCACTGAGCCTTTGCAGTTTAAACACTTACTAATGGTATTTTGTATCGCGGCGCTGCCGACCTTTGTTTTGTCAGGATTAAAAGAAGTCTTTAGGTTGAAGTGGGTGTAA
- a CDS encoding M48 family metallopeptidase: MGALEQFDVISEGYVSGSRSIEDVKGNIEKKLKLSSEQAERILSAGTLLRKSVTKDEAARYKKTFLALGVGITIQGAAAQAQSAKSNELSQREIEKRRSKALTDLVSSTFSDPIPRLPVSLKYKLGVVTVSLLSLVAPLLYLLLVTASLGFTAWYGLSIPGWFETNVRGANQAVFIFLPLLVSGVFTLFLIKPFFSTYKKQPELELNPKKHYRFYHLINTLAESMGLPSPAHIYVNGEVNAFVAPKNGFFSLLKRDLTLTVGLPLLAGLNSKQLVGVLGHEFGHFRQRNAMIANYIVNTANQWMASRAFEEDAWDQRLEKWNESAPFFILNVGIMGAQLMIKLTRFILKYLFLFNLSATRWMSREMEYDADRYECWVSGSSTFRETAIELRKMGLAEQRSYDVGRRAWNEGHLIENIPAAIVAIADQLTADDIEAIQCQMEKDQTNVWDTHPADNNRINHADLQKFEAVWEHDFPASELMPKFEALCKTVTLRQFNQWGIDSPEQYVKPYAEILGVTKRQAESENALERYFGGLFTMRLMHFPSSVGGVDDVSSVISQISNQYLSIKSLIDDYWEQYNQLVNLNWAIAYLEAGYRIDPSEFGLHTVEVDGVNREITSKTEALQLSNTNVIKAFDSLMAQRIQFAIDNMTPEDKQKTVALYDSLRQFGLLKDIWTTHDLYLQRLKALLEDDEEERPATYDIALKNTVERNIEFIRQFQHIASMICLQFETAKGQSLKAFSLTWGVDLDEELGGLGPASIYEISDGCARVIRFTYHRTMGELAYLCDELEAKLSVKPISVPADDAGGQ, encoded by the coding sequence TTGGGAGCATTAGAACAGTTTGATGTCATTTCAGAGGGATATGTTTCAGGCTCTCGGTCAATTGAAGACGTTAAAGGCAACATCGAGAAAAAGTTAAAACTATCCTCTGAGCAAGCAGAGCGAATTCTTTCGGCGGGTACGCTATTAAGAAAGTCTGTAACAAAAGACGAAGCTGCCCGATATAAGAAAACATTCCTAGCGCTTGGGGTGGGAATAACTATTCAAGGTGCTGCGGCCCAAGCTCAATCAGCTAAAAGCAATGAACTAAGTCAGCGTGAGATAGAAAAGAGACGGTCAAAAGCGCTAACGGATTTGGTGTCTTCTACCTTTTCTGACCCCATCCCCAGGCTGCCTGTCTCGCTGAAATACAAACTGGGCGTGGTCACTGTGAGTCTCTTGAGTCTAGTGGCCCCTCTCTTGTACTTATTGCTAGTCACCGCCTCGCTAGGGTTTACTGCATGGTATGGCTTAAGCATACCTGGATGGTTCGAAACGAACGTTCGTGGCGCAAATCAGGCTGTTTTCATCTTTTTGCCTCTTCTTGTTTCTGGGGTTTTTACCCTTTTCCTTATTAAACCGTTTTTCTCCACCTATAAAAAACAGCCAGAGTTGGAGTTGAACCCAAAAAAGCACTATCGTTTTTACCACCTTATCAATACCTTGGCTGAAAGTATGGGGCTGCCGAGCCCCGCGCATATCTATGTGAATGGTGAGGTGAACGCGTTCGTTGCGCCTAAAAATGGGTTTTTTAGTCTACTGAAGCGAGACCTGACATTAACCGTTGGGCTTCCATTGCTTGCAGGCTTAAATAGCAAGCAGTTAGTTGGGGTTCTCGGTCATGAGTTTGGTCACTTTAGGCAGCGCAATGCGATGATTGCCAACTATATTGTTAATACCGCTAATCAGTGGATGGCCAGCCGTGCATTTGAAGAGGATGCTTGGGATCAGAGACTCGAAAAATGGAATGAAAGCGCACCTTTCTTTATTCTTAATGTTGGAATAATGGGCGCACAGTTAATGATCAAACTGACGCGATTTATCCTTAAATACTTGTTTCTCTTTAATTTGAGCGCGACCCGCTGGATGTCTCGCGAGATGGAATATGATGCTGACCGGTACGAATGTTGGGTATCAGGTAGTAGCACGTTTAGAGAAACGGCGATTGAGTTAAGAAAAATGGGCTTGGCAGAGCAGCGCTCGTACGATGTAGGTCGAAGGGCTTGGAATGAAGGACATCTTATTGAAAATATCCCGGCTGCGATTGTCGCCATCGCAGACCAACTAACAGCTGATGATATTGAGGCTATTCAATGTCAGATGGAAAAAGACCAAACCAATGTATGGGATACACACCCGGCAGACAATAATCGAATCAATCATGCGGATTTGCAGAAATTTGAAGCGGTGTGGGAGCATGACTTTCCGGCTTCAGAGCTGATGCCTAAATTTGAAGCGCTATGTAAGACGGTAACGCTCAGGCAATTTAATCAATGGGGCATTGATTCGCCAGAGCAGTATGTAAAACCATACGCTGAAATTCTTGGAGTGACGAAGAGGCAAGCTGAATCAGAAAACGCGTTAGAACGTTACTTCGGCGGTCTTTTTACCATGAGATTAATGCATTTTCCTTCTTCGGTGGGTGGTGTTGATGACGTATCTTCAGTTATTTCGCAAATATCCAACCAATATCTATCCATAAAATCGCTGATCGATGATTACTGGGAGCAGTATAATCAGCTGGTTAATCTGAACTGGGCAATTGCTTACCTAGAGGCAGGTTATCGAATAGACCCTAGTGAATTTGGGCTGCATACGGTTGAGGTTGATGGCGTAAATAGAGAAATTACAAGCAAAACGGAAGCGCTACAGTTATCGAATACGAACGTGATTAAAGCGTTCGATAGCCTTATGGCGCAGCGTATTCAGTTCGCGATAGACAACATGACACCAGAAGATAAGCAGAAAACGGTCGCCTTGTACGATTCTCTTAGACAGTTTGGTCTTTTAAAGGATATTTGGACTACTCATGATTTATATCTTCAACGGTTGAAAGCCTTATTGGAAGATGATGAAGAGGAGCGACCTGCAACCTACGATATTGCTCTGAAGAACACCGTAGAACGAAATATAGAGTTTATTCGTCAATTTCAACATATCGCTTCAATGATTTGCCTTCAATTTGAAACTGCTAAAGGTCAATCGTTGAAAGCGTTTTCATTAACATGGGGCGTTGATTTGGACGAAGAGCTTGGAGGGCTTGGGCCTGCATCGATATATGAAATTAGCGATGGCTGCGCCAGGGTAATAAGATTCACCTATCACCGTACCATGGGGGAGTTAGCTTATCTTTGCGATGAGCTTGAAGCCAAGTTATCAGTTAAGCCGATTAGCGTACCTGCGGATGATGCTGGTGGGCAATAG
- a CDS encoding cytochrome b/b6 domain-containing protein: MTTTEQNVPSIPDLSPNEVSVWDPLVRIFHWVLVGAFFIAYMTEEDFLTIHSWAGYTVLGLLIFRIIWGVIGTKHARFKDFIFSPQQIIQFIKDTVFLRARRYLGHNPAGGAMVILLISSLLITTFSGLILFGVEEGQGPLASWLSGSSHFVSDIFEELHEFFANFTLFLVFVHVAGVVVESLIHSENLVASMLNGKKRSNDKQD; encoded by the coding sequence ATGACAACAACTGAACAAAATGTCCCTTCTATACCAGACCTAAGCCCAAACGAAGTCTCTGTGTGGGATCCACTGGTGAGGATCTTCCATTGGGTGCTGGTGGGAGCATTTTTTATCGCCTACATGACAGAAGAGGATTTCCTGACAATCCACTCGTGGGCCGGTTATACCGTACTTGGCCTTTTAATCTTCAGAATTATTTGGGGGGTTATTGGTACAAAACATGCCCGCTTTAAAGACTTTATTTTCTCTCCACAACAGATCATCCAATTTATAAAAGATACAGTTTTTCTTCGAGCAAGACGTTACTTAGGACACAACCCTGCTGGCGGTGCGATGGTTATTTTGCTTATCTCGAGCTTGCTAATAACCACATTTAGCGGGTTGATCCTTTTTGGCGTTGAAGAAGGACAAGGCCCTTTAGCGTCTTGGCTATCAGGGAGTAGCCATTTTGTAAGCGATATATTTGAAGAACTTCACGAATTCTTTGCCAATTTCACCCTGTTTCTGGTGTTTGTGCATGTGGCAGGCGTGGTAGTAGAAAGCTTGATTCATAGCGAAAACCTAGTGGCTTCGATGTTAAACGGCAAGAAACGCAGCAACGATAAGCAAGATTGA
- a CDS encoding DUF1924 domain-containing protein, protein MNNLNFTHRNTILISLLMAITLNSSATERATLLEKYSDQGVSQFSAERGQQLWEQPNDGTAPFTTRSCTTCHSQDVKQRGQHIRTKKAINPMALSVNPASLSSTKKVEKWFTRNCKWTLGRVCTPQEKGDIITYLQSQ, encoded by the coding sequence ATGAACAACCTCAATTTCACCCATCGCAATACAATTCTTATCAGTTTGCTAATGGCGATAACATTAAATTCATCGGCAACCGAACGCGCGACATTGCTTGAGAAATACAGTGATCAAGGAGTAAGCCAGTTCAGTGCAGAACGAGGCCAACAATTATGGGAGCAACCCAACGATGGTACTGCCCCCTTCACCACAAGAAGCTGTACAACTTGCCATAGCCAAGATGTTAAACAACGCGGGCAACATATTCGAACTAAAAAAGCCATTAACCCTATGGCACTTTCAGTGAACCCCGCGAGTTTAAGTAGTACCAAGAAGGTTGAAAAGTGGTTTACGCGCAACTGTAAATGGACGCTTGGTCGGGTTTGTACGCCTCAAGAAAAAGGCGACATCATCACCTACCTACAATCTCAATGA
- a CDS encoding diheme cytochrome c has product MNKFILSTTLITTTLLITALVFVNSEQAWSDEHNEEWSLFGLSSLKYTGVAPVKNASYKDECGSCHMAYPPGLLPQDSWKKVMRNLENHFGDNAELETSTHQELLSYLTDNAADHSEYRRSQKIMRSLNSNETVDRITKTPYFIRKHDEIPKRLVVDNPKVGSFSQCNLCHLNAQKGSFSEDEVSIPGVGYWGE; this is encoded by the coding sequence ATGAATAAGTTTATTCTTAGTACGACACTAATCACCACCACGTTATTAATCACCGCGTTGGTGTTTGTAAACAGTGAGCAGGCATGGAGCGACGAGCATAACGAAGAATGGAGTCTATTTGGGTTATCCAGTCTGAAATACACAGGGGTGGCTCCGGTCAAGAACGCATCATACAAGGACGAGTGCGGCAGTTGCCATATGGCCTATCCTCCTGGGTTACTTCCTCAGGACTCCTGGAAAAAAGTCATGCGTAATTTAGAAAACCACTTTGGTGATAATGCGGAATTGGAGACGTCAACTCATCAGGAATTACTGTCATACCTGACCGACAATGCCGCCGACCATTCTGAATACCGTCGCTCACAGAAAATCATGCGCTCTCTTAATTCAAATGAAACGGTCGACAGAATAACCAAGACGCCGTATTTTATTCGTAAGCATGACGAAATACCCAAACGGCTTGTTGTGGATAACCCCAAGGTTGGCAGCTTTAGCCAATGCAACCTATGTCATCTGAATGCGCAAAAAGGCAGTTTCAGCGAAGATGAAGTCAGTATTCCCGGTGTTGGTTATTGGGGTGAGTGA
- a CDS encoding PepSY domain-containing protein, producing MINQLKQKWTMLLKVSVIILTISFSVTLWAGDHDNARELMESGDIVPLENILEQLQKRIAGRVIEVELEQKNDRLVYEIEQIDNKGIVREFVFDATDGHLLKEKIDE from the coding sequence GTGATTAATCAGTTAAAACAGAAGTGGACTATGCTGTTGAAGGTCTCGGTCATCATTCTGACAATCTCTTTCTCTGTCACGTTATGGGCAGGCGATCATGATAACGCCAGAGAGTTAATGGAATCTGGCGATATCGTCCCCCTTGAAAATATCCTGGAACAGCTCCAAAAGAGAATAGCAGGTCGAGTGATAGAGGTTGAGCTCGAACAAAAAAATGATCGCCTGGTTTATGAAATTGAGCAGATCGACAATAAAGGCATCGTCAGAGAGTTTGTTTTTGATGCAACAGACGGTCACCTACTCAAAGAAAAGATTGACGAATAG